Proteins encoded by one window of uncultured Draconibacterium sp.:
- a CDS encoding LamG-like jellyroll fold domain-containing protein, whose product METLYSCYFMIIRKTSQEKQNVVAFRSSFIKKIYSSIFAIIFVLLVANSYATVYYVSVNGNDANTGTSPEQAWRSLDKVNSFTPSPGDQILFARGGQWHGTVNVNVSGSSANPIIIGAYGSGSNPVIRGDEEITGWTQYSGNIYRAYFTAEMNQLFIGDKKMKAARTPNSGYYISNSVPTSTSFTSSDLDAGIDYTGAISVNRTAAWALDASNITSSSGQTIQIESAPFWGLDANNGFFLMNKLEFLDQAGEWYYDSDNNYVYLWTPNGESPANYTVTGSVYDYGIFIGTSQSYITIRDLNLRNHKNTGIRGSFCNYITVDNNIVEFSEGYGVFLSNGNNTVTNNTIRGMDHSAMRVSGANCVISHNTIRDICLFDELGIPASTRNWYYGNAILTDPGADNNVISYNNIKNIGSSAINFYGQNTIVEYNRIDGVNLTKDDGAAIYTDGENNNFSSAASQGSVIRYNIISNSIGNIEGLNISYSLAQGIYLDEHASEIEVHDNTVFNCTTGGIFLHYHGNVNIHSNILYNNGRQLYTDDWITVYDGANNIIKNNQFFALENDQYCIAKVNGSLPVTYDVQDSNYFYSVTDNAALYGWSLPMSFSEWQSRSGKDLKSANLLTTVPESIESQPLLFINDSYQQKNISLGSSIYVDIDGNTVSGTITLKPFTSKVLILTTSVSSNLSPEILDQSFSIEGNQEIGTSIGQVFASDPDQDQTLTFKIIGGNDGNMFYIDGLTGVITTATAINATSDMLVDIVVEVTDNATVPLSASAVISITIAGDNQTSPPDLIAPIISSFSIPTTSTSLTVPILSFDANDDGGVTGYILTESAIKPSSTDNGWLTTVPSSYTFTQEGNKTLYAWAKDATGNISSSQSSSVIITLPDMSSTSSEYLFEEGAGVTVIDSKGSNDGTIINEEIRVEGVIGEGLQFTGSGYVNLGQCFGSNVQGEVTLSAWIKPSISEAVQGIIMHGAPNIDSYALYIYYPTRNIGFKTSGTTSDYLSVDNIGDLWDGNWHQLVVTYNGNEKKIYLDTKEIASVAANGNIESGEGYNLLIGAGRDLADPTMLYEGLIDEVRIYNYALSFSQISELYNRVNFTPETIFTTEYIELCEGDSYNSWTASGEYIRTLMATSGADSIVTTYLTVNPVVYTTEEVTINEGEAYNSWNASGEYQRVLTTVNGCDSIVTTNLIVIQAIHTTEYIELCEGESYNSWDVSGEYIRTLTAVSGADSVVTTYLTVNPVVYTTEEVTINEGEAYNSWTVSGEYQRVLTAVTGCDSIVTTNLIVLKTITSIEYIELCQGETYNSWDVSGEYTRTLTTVTGADSVVTTYLTVNPVLYTTEQVTINEGEVYYSWTVSGEYQRVLTAVTGCDSIVTTNLTVVSNEEYISQSIELSSGWNIFSSYLTPTLPNLEDVLKNLRESGQLIMVEDENGNTYKNDLKSNSWTNTIGDLKKTEGYKIQVESNCRLNITGALIELPLVIELKKGLNIISFPMENSVNAMEVVQPLIDDGVLIKVQDEKGNAIEEWKWWKWSGWRNKIRNFESGEGYKVEVSSDCVLEISDKYQKSGLDAQSVSQTDYYEVEFNGNGSNHMNINIEGLQEANFSIGDEIAAFDGDICVGAVKLTDFNIADNSVSINASIADYGQKNGFTQGNNIDLYTFNSTIGEEYQISPQDVGGEMIYKTEASVFVLLQDMLTDIEDAEFSVIDINMYPNPARDQFSIQFSNTPFPDTRIILMDITGKELQSRVVRSNIETFDIQTYPDGIYLVKTIFGNHYHVNKLIKN is encoded by the coding sequence ATGGAGACGCTTTATTCATGTTATTTTATGATTATTAGAAAAACTAGTCAGGAAAAGCAAAATGTCGTTGCTTTTCGATCAAGCTTTATTAAAAAAATTTATAGCTCAATTTTTGCTATAATCTTTGTATTACTGGTAGCAAATAGTTATGCTACAGTATACTATGTAAGTGTAAATGGAAATGATGCCAATACGGGAACAAGTCCAGAGCAGGCATGGCGATCTTTGGACAAAGTAAATAGTTTTACTCCTTCTCCGGGAGATCAGATCCTGTTTGCTCGAGGCGGACAATGGCATGGCACAGTAAATGTAAATGTATCCGGTAGTTCTGCAAATCCAATTATTATTGGAGCGTATGGATCAGGCAGTAATCCAGTTATTAGAGGTGATGAAGAGATAACTGGTTGGACTCAATATTCTGGGAATATTTACAGGGCATATTTTACTGCAGAAATGAATCAGTTGTTTATTGGCGATAAAAAGATGAAGGCTGCCAGAACTCCAAATAGTGGGTATTATATCTCTAACTCGGTACCTACTTCAACATCATTCACAAGCTCTGATTTAGATGCAGGAATAGACTACACTGGTGCAATATCTGTAAATAGAACCGCAGCATGGGCATTAGATGCGAGTAATATTACATCATCATCAGGTCAAACTATTCAAATAGAATCTGCACCTTTTTGGGGACTAGATGCTAATAATGGATTCTTTCTAATGAATAAACTTGAATTTCTGGACCAAGCAGGAGAATGGTATTATGATAGTGATAATAACTATGTTTATTTATGGACTCCGAATGGAGAATCGCCTGCAAATTATACCGTTACAGGTTCTGTTTATGATTATGGCATTTTCATAGGCACAAGTCAAAGTTACATTACAATTCGTGATTTAAATCTACGAAACCATAAAAATACAGGAATCAGAGGTAGTTTTTGTAATTATATAACAGTTGATAATAATATAGTTGAGTTCTCTGAAGGATATGGCGTTTTTCTCTCAAATGGTAATAACACTGTTACAAATAATACCATTCGAGGAATGGATCATTCTGCAATGCGAGTGTCTGGTGCCAATTGTGTAATATCACATAATACGATAAGAGATATATGTTTATTTGATGAACTGGGTATTCCTGCAAGTACCAGAAATTGGTATTATGGAAATGCTATATTGACAGATCCGGGAGCTGACAATAACGTAATAAGTTATAATAATATAAAAAACATAGGCTCTTCTGCGATTAACTTTTATGGGCAAAATACCATTGTTGAATATAACCGAATTGATGGAGTAAACTTAACGAAAGACGATGGTGCAGCAATTTATACAGATGGGGAAAACAATAACTTTAGCTCTGCTGCATCACAAGGATCTGTTATTAGATATAATATTATTTCAAATAGTATTGGAAATATTGAAGGTCTTAATATTTCATACTCCTTAGCTCAAGGAATTTATCTCGACGAACATGCGAGTGAAATAGAAGTTCATGATAATACTGTATTTAATTGTACTACGGGAGGAATATTTTTGCATTATCATGGTAATGTTAACATTCATAGCAATATTTTATATAACAATGGCCGACAGTTGTATACTGATGACTGGATAACTGTCTATGACGGAGCGAATAATATCATAAAAAACAATCAATTTTTTGCTCTTGAAAATGATCAATATTGTATTGCTAAGGTTAATGGTAGTTTACCTGTTACCTATGACGTACAAGATTCAAATTATTTTTATTCTGTTACGGATAATGCTGCTCTTTATGGATGGAGCTTACCTATGTCTTTTAGTGAATGGCAATCTCGCTCTGGCAAAGATTTAAAATCTGCAAATCTCTTAACAACAGTTCCAGAGTCTATTGAATCTCAACCGTTATTATTTATAAATGATAGTTACCAACAAAAAAACATAAGTTTAGGAAGTTCAATATATGTTGACATTGATGGAAATACTGTTTCTGGCACAATTACTCTTAAGCCATTTACTTCGAAAGTTCTTATACTTACTACCTCTGTGAGTAGTAATCTAAGTCCAGAAATACTCGACCAGAGCTTTAGTATTGAGGGTAATCAAGAGATCGGTACTTCTATCGGTCAGGTTTTTGCTTCAGATCCCGACCAGGATCAAACCTTGACTTTCAAAATCATTGGGGGAAATGATGGAAATATGTTTTATATCGATGGTCTAACAGGTGTTATCACTACAGCAACAGCAATTAATGCAACAAGTGATATGTTGGTTGATATTGTGGTTGAAGTTACTGATAATGCAACAGTTCCGTTATCAGCTTCTGCTGTGATTTCCATTACAATAGCAGGCGATAATCAAACATCTCCACCTGATTTAATAGCACCCATTATTTCATCTTTTTCTATTCCTACAACCTCAACGTCGTTAACAGTTCCTATTTTAAGTTTTGATGCAAATGATGACGGTGGTGTTACCGGTTATATATTAACCGAGTCAGCAATAAAACCAAGTTCTACTGACAATGGCTGGCTCACCACAGTTCCTTCATCATATACATTTACTCAGGAAGGAAACAAAACCCTTTATGCGTGGGCTAAAGATGCGACAGGCAATATTTCTTCTTCCCAAAGTTCTTCTGTAATCATTACCTTGCCGGATATGTCATCTACATCCTCTGAATACCTATTTGAAGAGGGGGCAGGAGTTACAGTTATTGACAGCAAAGGATCAAATGATGGAACAATTATAAATGAAGAAATAAGAGTTGAAGGAGTAATTGGAGAAGGATTGCAATTTACTGGTTCGGGGTATGTAAACCTGGGACAGTGTTTTGGATCTAATGTTCAAGGTGAAGTTACATTAAGTGCATGGATTAAACCTTCTATATCAGAAGCAGTTCAGGGAATAATAATGCATGGCGCCCCGAATATTGATTCATATGCATTGTATATTTATTATCCAACCAGAAATATAGGTTTTAAAACCTCTGGAACTACATCAGATTATCTTTCTGTAGATAATATTGGTGATTTATGGGACGGTAACTGGCATCAGCTGGTAGTAACATACAATGGAAATGAGAAGAAAATTTATCTCGATACTAAAGAAATAGCATCAGTTGCTGCAAACGGAAATATCGAATCAGGAGAAGGATATAATTTATTGATTGGAGCCGGAAGAGACCTGGCTGATCCAACCATGCTATACGAAGGATTAATTGATGAAGTTAGAATATACAATTATGCACTATCCTTTTCACAAATTAGCGAATTGTATAATCGGGTTAATTTTACACCTGAAACTATTTTTACAACTGAATATATTGAGCTATGCGAAGGAGATTCATATAACAGCTGGACTGCAAGTGGCGAATATATACGCACACTAATGGCTACATCAGGGGCCGATAGTATTGTAACAACGTACCTTACTGTTAATCCGGTAGTTTACACAACTGAAGAAGTTACCATAAATGAAGGAGAAGCTTATAACTCTTGGAATGCAAGTGGTGAATACCAACGTGTATTAACAACTGTTAACGGATGTGATAGTATTGTTACAACAAACTTGATTGTTATACAAGCTATTCATACTACTGAATATATTGAGCTATGTGAAGGAGAATCATACAACAGCTGGGACGTAAGTGGCGAATACATACGCACACTAACGGCGGTTTCAGGGGCCGATAGTGTTGTAACCACTTACCTTACGGTTAATCCGGTAGTTTACACAACTGAAGAAGTTACCATAAATGAAGGGGAGGCTTATAACTCCTGGACTGTTAGTGGTGAATACCAACGTGTATTAACAGCTGTTACCGGTTGCGATAGTATTGTTACAACAAACTTAATCGTTTTAAAAACTATTACTTCCATTGAATATATTGAGCTATGCCAAGGAGAAACATATAACAGTTGGGACGTAAGTGGCGAATACACACGCACACTAACGACAGTCACAGGTGCTGATAGTGTTGTAACAACTTACCTTACGGTTAATCCCGTGTTGTACACAACTGAACAAGTTACCATAAATGAAGGGGAAGTTTATTACTCCTGGACTGTTAGTGGTGAATACCAGCGTGTATTAACAGCTGTTACTGGTTGCGATAGCATTGTTACTACAAACTTAACGGTTGTGTCAAATGAAGAATATATCTCTCAAAGTATTGAGTTATCATCTGGTTGGAATATTTTCTCATCGTATTTGACGCCGACTTTACCAAATCTGGAAGATGTTTTGAAGAATCTGCGGGAGAGTGGTCAGCTAATTATGGTAGAAGATGAGAATGGAAACACATACAAGAATGATTTGAAATCCAACTCGTGGACCAATACAATCGGAGATTTGAAGAAAACAGAGGGTTATAAAATTCAGGTAGAATCTAATTGTCGACTCAATATAACAGGTGCTCTCATTGAACTACCATTGGTAATTGAACTGAAAAAAGGATTGAATATTATTTCATTTCCCATGGAAAATTCTGTTAATGCAATGGAAGTTGTTCAACCTTTAATTGATGACGGAGTTTTGATTAAAGTGCAAGATGAAAAAGGAAATGCTATAGAAGAATGGAAATGGTGGAAATGGTCAGGTTGGCGTAACAAAATCAGAAACTTTGAAAGCGGAGAAGGATATAAAGTAGAGGTCAGTTCTGATTGTGTACTGGAAATTTCAGATAAATACCAAAAATCGGGACTAGATGCACAATCTGTATCACAAACCGATTACTATGAAGTTGAATTTAATGGCAATGGTTCCAATCATATGAATATAAATATTGAAGGATTACAGGAAGCTAATTTTAGTATTGGGGATGAAATTGCAGCTTTTGATGGAGATATTTGTGTAGGAGCCGTTAAGTTAACGGATTTTAATATAGCTGATAATTCGGTGAGCATTAATGCATCAATCGCTGATTATGGTCAGAAAAATGGTTTTACTCAAGGAAATAATATTGATTTATATACTTTCAATTCGACTATTGGGGAAGAATACCAAATTAGTCCACAGGATGTTGGTGGAGAAATGATCTACAAAACAGAGGCAAGTGTTTTTGTATTATTGCAAGACATGCTTACTGATATTGAAGATGCAGAATTTTCGGTAATTGATATTAATATGTATCCTAATCCTGCAAGAGATCAATTTAGTATTCAATTTTCTAATACTCCTTTTCCAGATACACGAATTATTCTGATGGATATTACAGGGAAAGAATTACAAAGTAGAGTAGTACGGTCAAATATAGAGACCTTCGATATACAAACATATCCAGATGGTATTTATTTAGTAAAAACCATTTTTGGGAACCATTACCATGTTAATAAGTTAATTAAGAATTAG
- a CDS encoding GDP-L-fucose synthase, with the protein MNQSSKIYVAGHTGMVGSAIWKNLKNKGYKNLIGRTIQELDLINCQAVDKYFQEEKPEYIFLAAAKVGGIVANNIYRGQFIYENLMIQNNIIHNAWKHGAKKLLFLGSTCIYPKEAPQPIKEDYLLSSPLEFTNEPYAIAKIAGIKMCESYNLQYNTNFISVMPTNLYGPNDNFQLDNSHVLPALLRKIYLAKCLEDKNWSAIKNDLNKRPLKNVSGKDAISSILNVLKEVGVFNEKQKPSVEIWGSGKPMREFLWSEEMADACVFLMENVDFIDLIKIQSKKTGTKNEIRNSHINIGTGKEISIKDLAFLIKMRIGFKGELIFNTNKPDGTMRKLTDVSKLNSLGWHHKIDINEGLNKFIDWYVNS; encoded by the coding sequence ATGAATCAATCAAGTAAAATTTATGTGGCAGGTCATACTGGAATGGTTGGTTCTGCAATTTGGAAAAATCTTAAGAATAAAGGATATAAAAATCTTATTGGCAGAACAATTCAAGAACTTGACCTTATTAATTGTCAGGCTGTAGATAAATATTTTCAGGAGGAAAAACCTGAATATATCTTTCTTGCTGCAGCCAAAGTTGGAGGAATAGTTGCAAACAATATTTATAGGGGGCAGTTTATTTACGAGAACCTGATGATTCAAAACAATATTATTCATAACGCATGGAAACATGGTGCGAAAAAGTTACTTTTTCTGGGAAGTACATGTATTTATCCAAAAGAAGCCCCTCAGCCGATTAAAGAAGATTACTTATTATCGAGCCCACTTGAGTTCACTAATGAGCCCTATGCTATCGCAAAAATAGCTGGTATAAAAATGTGCGAAAGCTATAACCTACAGTACAACACAAACTTTATTTCGGTAATGCCTACTAATCTTTATGGGCCTAACGATAATTTTCAACTTGATAACTCTCATGTTCTACCTGCTTTATTACGCAAAATTTATCTTGCCAAATGTCTTGAAGATAAGAATTGGAGTGCCATAAAAAACGACCTAAATAAGCGCCCTCTAAAAAATGTTAGTGGAAAGGATGCGATAAGCTCCATATTAAATGTACTAAAAGAAGTTGGAGTTTTTAATGAAAAGCAAAAGCCAAGTGTTGAGATATGGGGAAGTGGCAAACCTATGCGCGAATTTTTATGGAGTGAGGAAATGGCTGATGCCTGTGTTTTCTTAATGGAAAATGTTGATTTTATAGATTTAATAAAAATTCAATCAAAAAAAACAGGAACAAAAAACGAGATAAGAAATTCCCATATAAACATTGGAACAGGAAAAGAGATCAGCATTAAAGATTTAGCATTTCTGATAAAAATGAGAATAGGTTTTAAAGGAGAGCTTATTTTTAATACAAACAAACCTGATGGTACTATGCGGAAACTAACTGATGTGTCAAAACTTAACTCACTTGGATGGCATCATAAAATTGATATTAATGAAGGATTAAATAAATTTATTGATTGGTATGTTAATAGTTAA
- the gmd gene encoding GDP-mannose 4,6-dehydratase, with protein sequence MAQKVALITGITGQDGAYLAEYLIKQGYIVHGIKRRASMFNTQRIDHLYQNPQTDNRNLILHYGDLTDSLNLTRIIQEVQPDEIYNLAAMSHVKVSFDTPEYTANVDGLGTLRILEAVRLLNLVKKTRIYQASTSELFGLVQEVPQTEKTPFYPRSPYGVAKLYAYWITINYREAYGLHASNGILFNHESPVRGETFVTRKITRAISRIALGMQQTLYIGNMSSCRDWGHAIDYIKAMHLILQQEQPDDFVIATGITTSIRDFIKKTCNKIGLSLIFKGEKENEKVFIIDIDEKIFCELVGDKYLAGMQTRILKSKIDKNVMPVVAVDPQYFRPTEVELLIGDASKARAKLGWIPEYDLDALISDMILSDVKMMQQDAFLIDGGYHTLNCFE encoded by the coding sequence ATGGCACAGAAAGTAGCTTTAATAACCGGAATCACCGGGCAGGACGGTGCATATCTGGCTGAATATCTTATAAAACAAGGCTATATCGTTCATGGGATTAAACGTAGGGCATCAATGTTTAATACACAACGCATTGATCATCTTTACCAGAATCCTCAAACAGATAATCGAAATTTAATTTTACATTATGGCGATTTAACAGATAGCTTAAATCTTACACGGATTATTCAAGAAGTTCAACCTGATGAAATATATAATCTGGCTGCTATGAGCCATGTAAAAGTTAGTTTTGATACTCCAGAATATACCGCAAATGTTGATGGGCTGGGAACTCTTCGGATTCTTGAAGCAGTGCGCCTACTCAATTTAGTAAAAAAAACCAGGATTTACCAGGCATCCACTTCTGAGCTTTTCGGGCTGGTTCAAGAAGTTCCTCAGACTGAAAAGACCCCATTTTACCCCCGTTCACCTTATGGAGTCGCGAAACTTTATGCTTACTGGATTACAATTAATTACAGAGAAGCATATGGATTACATGCCTCAAATGGGATTTTGTTTAACCATGAATCTCCAGTACGTGGAGAAACTTTTGTAACACGTAAAATTACTAGGGCTATTTCGAGAATCGCATTGGGAATGCAGCAAACTTTATATATTGGCAATATGTCGTCATGTCGGGATTGGGGACATGCTATTGATTATATTAAAGCCATGCATCTTATTTTACAGCAAGAGCAGCCCGATGATTTTGTGATTGCAACAGGGATAACAACATCGATCCGTGATTTTATAAAAAAAACTTGTAATAAAATCGGTTTATCATTAATATTTAAAGGAGAAAAAGAAAATGAAAAGGTATTTATTATTGATATCGACGAAAAAATATTTTGCGAACTAGTCGGAGACAAATACCTTGCAGGCATGCAAACACGAATCTTAAAATCGAAGATTGATAAAAATGTAATGCCGGTTGTTGCTGTTGATCCTCAGTATTTTCGTCCAACAGAAGTAGAATTATTGATTGGAGATGCTTCAAAAGCCAGAGCAAAGTTAGGATGGATACCAGAATACGATTTAGATGCATTAATTTCAGATATGATCTTATCTGATGTAAAAATGATGCAACAAGATGCTTTTTTAATAGATGGAGGTTACCACACTTTAAATTGTTTTGAATAA
- a CDS encoding hydrolase, which yields MVIAVDFDGTIVKHKYPAIGKEIPYAIKSLKLIQARGHKLILWTFRSGKELDKAVDFCKRKGLFFHAVNNNFEGEEFDNTYSRKIYADIYIDDRNILGIPDWEEMYHLLTKTKENIK from the coding sequence ATGGTTATTGCAGTTGATTTTGACGGAACTATAGTAAAACATAAGTATCCGGCAATTGGAAAAGAAATTCCTTATGCCATAAAAAGTTTAAAGCTAATTCAGGCCAGAGGACATAAATTAATTCTTTGGACCTTTCGCTCGGGGAAGGAACTTGATAAGGCTGTAGATTTTTGTAAAAGAAAAGGTCTGTTTTTTCATGCAGTAAATAACAATTTTGAAGGAGAGGAGTTTGATAATACTTACAGCAGAAAAATATATGCTGATATCTATATTGACGACAGAAACATTTTGGGAATTCCTGATTGGGAAGAAATGTACCATCTGCTTACCAAAACAAAAGAAAATATAAAATAA
- a CDS encoding glycosyltransferase family 4 protein → MKNRRNRVLIVATSRKTRGGITSVVKAHETGHIWQKYNCKWLETHNDKSVVHKLIYIIKSFIIYLFILPSYYLVHIHTSEPSSALRKLPFLFIANLFNKKIIVHFHSFSPKSTINSKYKKVYFYLFQKADIILVLSEYWKNELQKVFKLENKIKVLYNPCSNPDFSTKHNKQKHILYAGTINARKGYADLIKAFSQISNKLPDWKIVFAGNGEIEKAKLLAKQLQVDTQIVFLGWINGSEKSKAFQQASAFCLPSYAEGFPMAILDAWAYGLPVVTTPVGGLSDVLRDGKNALVFTPGDIEKLAQQLQKIVEDKELRKAIAEESVNLNNKVFNQSVICLQLDNIYSELFNHKNDK, encoded by the coding sequence ATGAAAAACAGAAGAAACAGGGTATTAATTGTTGCAACATCACGAAAAACAAGAGGCGGTATCACATCGGTAGTAAAAGCCCACGAAACTGGCCATATATGGCAAAAATACAATTGTAAATGGCTTGAAACACATAACGACAAATCAGTTGTACATAAATTAATTTACATTATTAAATCTTTTATTATTTATTTATTCATTTTACCTTCATACTATTTAGTACACATTCATACCAGCGAACCATCATCAGCTTTAAGAAAACTTCCGTTTCTGTTTATTGCCAATTTGTTTAATAAAAAAATAATTGTGCATTTTCATTCCTTTTCACCTAAATCAACTATTAATAGTAAATACAAGAAGGTTTATTTCTATTTATTTCAAAAAGCTGATATAATACTGGTTTTATCTGAATATTGGAAAAATGAACTTCAGAAAGTTTTTAAACTGGAAAATAAAATAAAAGTACTTTACAACCCTTGTAGCAACCCAGATTTTAGCACAAAACACAATAAACAAAAACACATACTGTATGCCGGAACAATTAATGCACGTAAAGGGTATGCTGACTTAATTAAAGCTTTTTCCCAAATATCTAACAAATTGCCAGATTGGAAAATTGTATTTGCAGGCAATGGCGAGATTGAAAAAGCGAAGTTGCTGGCGAAACAATTACAAGTAGATACACAAATTGTTTTTTTAGGCTGGATCAATGGCAGCGAAAAATCCAAAGCTTTCCAACAAGCTTCAGCGTTTTGTTTACCAAGTTATGCTGAAGGTTTCCCAATGGCTATTCTTGATGCCTGGGCCTATGGTTTGCCTGTTGTAACCACTCCTGTTGGAGGCTTGTCCGATGTTTTAAGAGATGGTAAAAATGCATTAGTATTTACCCCTGGTGATATAGAAAAGTTAGCACAACAACTTCAAAAAATAGTAGAAGACAAAGAGTTGAGAAAAGCCATTGCTGAAGAGTCTGTAAACTTGAATAATAAAGTATTTAATCAATCGGTTATTTGTCTTCAGTTGGATAATATCTATAGCGAATTGTTTAACCATAAAAATGACAAATAA
- a CDS encoding T9SS type A sorting domain-containing protein: MKILLSVIILFLSTSIGISQNAVFLHHSTGANVYSEGDVSGFINNYNTENGTDIQITERSYPNTPYPWQNYPYDYWNLWINNECNNNSSGIECLESLAASFDIIIWKHCFPGAGIKDGGAEGNINSSNKTIANYKLQYQALRDKMDELPNTHFIVWTLAPLHRLATNEEDAARAGEFVDWVKNQWLYEDSNDHLNIHIFDFFGIVAQTEENPDHGFQYSMKYDFERSHENSDSHPNTVANETAGPLFAQFIIDVAMDIPLNTGVYDFHIEEPKAFPNPTSGPIYLKRNIPTQSKIIIYNNFGQKVFEKNNNITELNISELLPGLYYLKVDNNVFKVIKK, translated from the coding sequence ATGAAAATATTATTATCTGTCATTATCTTATTTCTATCAACTTCAATAGGTATAAGTCAAAACGCCGTTTTTCTCCATCATTCAACAGGTGCAAATGTATATAGTGAAGGTGATGTTTCAGGTTTTATAAATAACTACAATACCGAAAATGGAACAGATATTCAAATTACAGAACGATCTTATCCTAATACACCTTATCCATGGCAAAATTATCCTTACGATTACTGGAATCTATGGATCAACAACGAATGCAATAATAATAGCAGTGGAATTGAGTGTTTGGAAAGCCTCGCGGCCTCATTCGATATTATTATATGGAAACATTGTTTTCCGGGGGCAGGCATAAAAGACGGTGGCGCAGAAGGTAATATTAACAGTAGCAATAAAACAATTGCTAATTACAAGCTTCAGTACCAGGCTTTACGCGACAAAATGGATGAGTTGCCGAATACTCATTTTATTGTGTGGACTCTTGCTCCACTACACCGGCTAGCAACTAACGAAGAGGATGCTGCCAGGGCCGGAGAATTTGTGGATTGGGTTAAAAATCAGTGGTTATATGAAGATTCAAACGATCATTTGAATATTCATATTTTTGATTTCTTTGGTATCGTTGCTCAGACAGAAGAAAACCCAGACCATGGATTTCAATATTCTATGAAATACGACTTTGAGCGTTCTCATGAAAACAGTGACTCACACCCAAACACGGTAGCCAACGAAACGGCAGGCCCTCTTTTTGCACAATTCATTATTGATGTTGCAATGGATATACCTTTAAATACCGGGGTATATGATTTCCATATTGAAGAACCTAAAGCATTTCCAAATCCGACTTCAGGGCCAATATATTTAAAGCGAAATATTCCGACACAGTCGAAAATTATCATTTATAATAATTTTGGACAAAAGGTATTTGAAAAAAATAATAACATAACAGAACTTAATATCAGCGAACTTTTGCCTGGGTTATATTATTTAAAGGTAGATAACAATGTTTTTAAAGTCATTAAAAAATAA
- a CDS encoding DapH/DapD/GlmU-related protein gives MICIGYKIKDGFEFIIDKFLAFFIKKAMGRCGQNVMIKPTTSVFKGIENFYFSDNIRIARYAVIYSTLAKVYIGEKVDIAPYLKIMTGNHRFDKVGHFMFDGDYEKRPENDKDVIIESDSWLGINVTLLSGITIGRGSVIAAGAIVNKSCPPYSVIGGVPAKVLKFRFTIDEILEHEKKLYSSDNRLTRKELAFSREKYIIHNNKELDTEIN, from the coding sequence ATGATTTGCATTGGATATAAAATTAAAGATGGTTTTGAATTTATTATCGACAAGTTTTTGGCATTTTTTATTAAAAAGGCGATGGGCAGATGTGGACAAAATGTAATGATAAAACCAACTACTTCCGTATTCAAAGGAATTGAAAACTTCTATTTTTCGGATAACATAAGAATAGCGAGGTATGCAGTAATATACTCCACTTTGGCAAAAGTATATATTGGGGAGAAAGTTGATATTGCGCCTTATTTAAAAATTATGACCGGAAATCATCGGTTTGATAAAGTTGGTCATTTTATGTTTGATGGAGATTATGAAAAGAGACCAGAAAATGACAAAGATGTTATAATAGAAAGTGATTCCTGGTTAGGAATAAATGTAACATTGTTATCAGGAATAACTATTGGCAGAGGTAGTGTTATCGCAGCCGGGGCTATTGTTAATAAATCATGTCCGCCTTATTCCGTAATAGGCGGCGTTCCTGCAAAAGTGCTGAAATTCCGTTTTACAATCGATGAAATCCTAGAACATGAAAAAAAATTATATTCATCAGATAATCGTCTTACCCGCAAAGAATTAGCCTTTTCAAGAGAGAAATACATCATCCATAATAATAAAGAATTAGATACTGAAATCAATTGA